A stretch of DNA from Methanobrevibacter sp.:
AAACCGCAATTGCAATTACTGGCAGATACACTACTCCGAAAATATGGTAATAATACAATAAAGGGCATAATGCGCAGTCCATTATTATTAGAATTGCAGCAAGTATTGCAGGTTTTTTCTCTCCGATTAAAATAGGCAAAGTTCTTGCGCCGTCTGCCTTGTCTCCCTCGATATCTTCAATATCTTTTATGATTTCACGTGCAGTTGTCATGACAAATGCAAAAAATCCTAGGAATATGGATGTTGTGATAATGCTCGGATTATTAATGGAAAATCCACCAAACACAAATCCGAAACCGGTCATAAAACCGACAGTGAGATTGCCAACAAACGGGCTTGATTTTAATTTATATGCATATAAATAAAGAATCACGTCCGTAAGTAAAACTATTGCAAAGGGCACCCAATTTTGTGTAAGAAAACTAATTAAAAAACCACATACAGTTCCAAGTGCAAATAAAAGATAACCATATCTTTTACCATTTTTCAGTGAAATTCTGCCGGAAGGAATAGGTCTTTCAGGCTTATTTATTAAATCAATGTTATAATCAAAATAGTCATTAATCACATTTCCGGCGGATGTTTCAAAAAATACGGCAAGCATTGCAAGTATTACTGGAATTGAAATGGTTTTATCAATGAGCGCCACAAGAATTATAGATATGGCTCCCATTGATGCATTTCCAGGTCTTAAGATTTCTATATATGGGTTCATGTTCATATTTTCCTATTTAATCAGTTAATTTAAAATATTTAAAGCATAATTATATAAAGTATATTAATTAACATAGTATTAGTATTTTATTTTTTAAAGTATTAATTATAATTATTAAAGCTGGTGTTAAATTGGATAAAATTAAGGTAGCAATTGTTGGAATAGGAAACTGTGCCAGTTCTCTTATTCAAGGAATACATTATTATGATG
This window harbors:
- a CDS encoding UbiA family prenyltransferase → MNPYIEILRPGNASMGAISIILVALIDKTISIPVILAMLAVFFETSAGNVINDYFDYNIDLINKPERPIPSGRISLKNGKRYGYLLFALGTVCGFLISFLTQNWVPFAIVLLTDVILYLYAYKLKSSPFVGNLTVGFMTGFGFVFGGFSINNPSIITTSIFLGFFAFVMTTAREIIKDIEDIEGDKADGARTLPILIGEKKPAILAAILIIMDCALCPLLYYYHIFGVVYLPVIAIAVLLFIYSAILILKSQKRETAAKASKNLKIGMLIAFVSFVFGSLI